TTCATTCTCATCTTCTACCCTCTCATCTATCTTCTCTCATCTTCTACTCTCCTCTCCCACTCTCTCATCTCTTTCTACCCCGAGGAGGACCCAACCACCCACAAGAGACCACAATAGGGGTCAGCTAGCACTTACGGATAGCAGCCTCAGCAATTGgttatgttatttttttatacTTCCATTTATCCTAGTCAAAATGACGGATATAGCACTCCTTGGGCACATGTTTTGATATTAATCAGCAATAATCTCTTTAGTTCatctttgctctctctctctctctatctctctctctctcctatttgGCTTCTCTCTAATGTATGTTTCTTCATCCTTTAGCTGTCTCTTGTTTGTTGCTTAAACAACACAATCTtttctcaagaaacaaaaaactCTAtagaagatgataatcttatataAGCAGATGACATATTATATGCCAAAACTAATTGATTGAAAATGTTCAAAGCCTACTCAAGagttatcataaaatcatataaGCAATGAGAAACTAGAAAAACAAAACGTGTAATACAAGTTGATCAGTACCTCCTGAATTGCGATCAGAGCTTCAGGGGTCCAACGAGATACATATTTTGAATAGAAATTAGTAATCTCCCTTACCTACAACCAAACAAAATGCTTGAAATAATATACCCGAGAACCACAAGATATGTTATCCCAGATCAGTGACAGAATAGGAAAGCACAAAGTAACGTGTCTAAAAGTGAAATATCAATATAATCAATCCTGAATGAcaggggaaaaaaaaaactttaaaaccACAAGCGTTGCCAGTATTCCTAACAAATTTGTTTGCCACATGGAATAACATTGATTCGACCGAACCATAATACGCAAGAGGAGCTCCAGGCTGGTACTAACAAGTCTGACAAAGGGAGCCATAGGAATAAGCAGCTTCCATGACTTCTGAAGCCTCCGGATCTCACGGAGTGCCAGAACCCCTGGTCTGTGCCTGTAACGCCGCCGTGATTGGCTTGGAGTCCCTGCTTTGTAAGGGTCTTTACTATAATCGAAGTATCAACCCTAATCGCAAAAGCAGCGAAAGCAAGCAGATAATAAGCAAATAGGAAACCGGAAGCAATCGCTTACCTTGAGGCGCGTCTGATTCGCTCGTCCTCTTCCCCTACTCGCATATATTCCCAAAATCTACAGCCAATATATCCCCATAAAATAGAACAAAGCCAATGAAGAAtactgaaaaaagaaaaagaattatagTCTCACACGAGCGGAGCGAGAAGATGTCGCCGGTGAACTCCCTCCCGCTGCGCAAAAAAATCGGAGGATTAGGGTTTTACTGATCGATAGCGGACGAGCACGCGCGCGGGAGAGCGAGAGGCGGAAAGGAAAGAGATAGAGACTAGAGAGATACCCATCGACTGCTGATGCTGCTTCGTGCGTTTGCGGGACCTGCTCGGGAGTTGCTTCGTTCTCCCCATTACTGCcactgtgtgtgagagagagagggggggaacTCCTCGGAGGAAGAGAGCGATCGTCGCCGGGGGGTTTGGCTCCAGGCTTTTGGGGCATAAAAATACACACACGTCTTTGTAGAGACTAGACCACGGGCGTTAGCGGCATGTTGATCCGGGAGATATGTGAGAGATAGAACCCGACCTTACTACAGTGAGGCACCGAGATATGTTGTTGGTACACGTAATAATTCCTTGACCGTCAATCGCATCTTAAGAATGGACACCAATCTTTCAAGTTCATGCAAacgtatatattaaaaaaaaattaacgaatatatttttaatatattttttataagactTGAATCTTTCGAATTCATATTAGCTTAGATATCAAAGAGATTTTATTGAATAtattcttaatataatttttttacaggACTCTTTCGAGTTTGATAGAATCTTTTGAATTCATACTAGCTTAggtatcaaaaatattttatctgatatattcttaatataatttttttacagaACTCTTTCGAGGTTGATAAAATCTTTAGAGTTCATACTAACTTATGTATCGAAAAGATTTTATTGGAtgtgtttttaatataatttttttataggatCCTAAATTGAATCTTTCGAGTTCATACTAGCTTAGGTATCAAAAAGATTTTATCGAATATATTCTTAacgtaattttttttactttcgaGGTTGATAGAATCTTTAGAGTTAATACTAGATTAGGTATCGAAAAGATTTTATCGGATATgtttttaatgtaatttttttataagaCTCTAAACTCAATCTTTTGAGTTCATAATAGCTTAGGCATCAAAAACATTTTATCGAATATGTTCTTAATGTAATATTTTTACAAGACTCTTTCGAGGTTGATAAAATCTTTAGAGTTTATACTAACTTAGGTATCGAAAAGATTTTATCGGATACATTCTTAGTGTCATTTTTTTTACAGGAATCTAAATTGAATCTCCTAATTTTTTTGACACCTTAACCTAAGATAGTATCATGATTGGCTCCGTGACCCTATATTTATCGAGCAACTGAATATATCATAATAATTATATCGTTAATGGATCTCATACATACTCCTAACGTAGATTGCTGACATAGCTATGTTCCTTTGAAAAGAAATAATGGTTACCCATGTGAGTTTGAATGTTTTCTCAAGCTTATGCAAATTAGGTTGGTAATTATCGGATTTAATCGTTGGATTATGAACCAAACCTAGTATTTGTAATATAATTGTTTTCATCTTTATTCTACATAAGACTTCCTTTGACTCATCTTGTCTCAATCTCATACACAAATATCTCaaaaacaaaattttttttttatcaaacaacACACGAGCTCTTTCATAgcatctaatttttttctcattgagTTATGTTTTATATTTCTAAAGGAGAAGACCCAAACTTGTTAAATGATTCATAATTGTTATTAATCTTGGTAAAAAATGTTCTTGAAAACTTCTTACATGGAATTTCACCTTTAATCAAATTGACATGTTaaactaattttatatttttcactAAATCAAAACATGGGCTATATACATCTACATACACAAAATTTGATATTGTCATCTTTATTGATTTTGACTAGGAAAACATGTAGAGAAAATCCTAAGGTgaggtagattttttttttggcaaatggTATGGGGTGAAGGTATGTTTTTAATTTTATGACATCATAATGATCCAACAAGATTTGTACCAATTAAGATAATCagcttttttaaaaatatataggaTTATATTTTGAACCTTCAATTCAAATCATCTTTTAGTTTTTCTTATGTAGattaaattttagatcaaattATCTATTTAAACCTGACatgtaaaataataaaaagatatcaaGTAACTTAGTTGATAAAAAACATGAgtagtaaaaaataataaaaaatatgagtAGTTTGTTTCTTTTTAAAGATATCAAGTAACTTAGTTGATAAGGATTTTATATACCCttttatgatcaaaattcaacaaaataactaaataatatgaaaaaaattaaagatgAAATCTTTCCTTATAGAGGATATTGAAGAACGAACATGTAATAGACAATTCAATAACACTATAACAAAATTTTTTTATGctctaaaataaattatatataatgcAATCAGTCCCCAAATGATTGAGCATTCAAGGTCAAAAATCTTTGATAGAAGATTAGCTAATCAGTTAGTCCTTTACATAGTTCAGTAGTAAGTACACAAAAGATAAGGATTTCAAGTTCCTAATCGTTTCCGATGTAAAGAGATGACAGTGCAAAAACTTCCGGCTATTCAATTTAACATAAGACATAGTTGcacaaaataatattatttttccctATGATGAGAGGGTGTGCTCTCCATGGATTGCAAGAAGTGGAAAGCTGACTTATCAATAACCTAACCTTGATATGGAACGACCACAACCATTTATCATCACTAGGTAAGAGATATGTCAAATCAATTCACATCACAAAAAGAGCTTAAAACCAAAACATTTATGAATTACATTGAAAGTATTTGAATctcatgaaatcaattaatgagtttatgaacTAATAAACGTTTGAGATAAATAACACAGAaaaaacttcgatcatggactttaatcattgaaagataaattattGAAGcagaagaatcaaacgttgggctagagagcatcatatcagagattggacgtcgggccagaggattggTTGACGTGCCGGAGGatagacttcatgccatgagttcaggcatcgactcggaaggatcgggtattgcaccaagaagatcaaACGTTGTGAGAGATTAACATATCGATGGATCGAGTAATGCGTCGGAGGAAAGGACGATACACCGGTGGTTCGGACGAAGTGttggatgaacaaatgacatgctagacaatgtgctaaaggcttcatgattgtaattagagttgttaAGTCTTAATCAAAGTCGTTTAGagtgtaattgagttggttttagagtataaccatgccaacttgattaggagcccTTTGAACCTGAACTAGGGTTGAATTAGCCCTATTGGAAAGCCAATTCAGTGACTTTGGGttaggctgggcagtggcaccactaggcttaagcgatggtaccgcttgagaGCCGGAAAGCACCATTTTTTCGAGACCCCAATaatagtaccgcctagtgacaCCACTAggctcaagcgatggtaccgcttgagaGTCGAAAATCACTATTTGTGTTTTTTCGGGAACCTCAATGATAGTATCGCTTAGTgtcggtggtggtaccatcgggcGATGGTAGTATCGCCTAGGTTGGCGATGATACCACTAGAGTCTAGATTCCCAAGCTTTGTTCGGTGGTAATACTATCCGGTGTCGATGATAGAACCATCAGTACCTCAAAAATtcatggatttaaatttttgactttatttttgaagtcatttaggatcTATAAATAACCCACTCATGTTTGCTtgatggaacaaaaattttttagcataaaaatattgtaaactctcttgaaaatGTGTTGAGCTTCTTCCTCCTTGAGTATAGATGTTATAATAAGGAGGTGTGAGGTCTTGTGTAAAAGAGAGGTAGGTGTAAAGGCCATGTCcctaatttctaaaatttttatatttacaaatagATCCTTAGATTTTATAAATAGCTTCTATGTCGGTCCAATCTAatcttattcaataaattaaaaaataataacgaTGAGATTTATATTTAGTTTACTTGAGAAATGAAGTAGAAATAGGATCATTCCTCTAGTTAAAAGTGATTTGAAAGTATTATTCTATTAACGAAACTATTTGGGAGctagagaagaaaataaaaaaaacttattctCATCTTTTTCATCCAAAGAGGTATGATCAATTTAGATAACTAAATTTTTGGGGAGAGTGTAATGTCTTTTATTTTTGAAATTTATgtaaggacctatttgtaaaatATGAGgatctatttataaatataaaaattttaatgattAAATTGTTTAAATTAAAAAATGGTAATTTTTATTTCACCGCCTCCGGTGCACCTCTATTTCCCGCATGAGGAAATAGCCAGAGGTGTGGTGCATcggggaggaggagagaagaagaagaggaggagaagagagggaagaagaagaagagagaaaggaggCTTCGactaggagaggaagaagagaagggaaagaagaagaggttgcggttgggaaagaagaagaggaaggaaaaagagaatgagaggaagaaaggaagaagTGGAAGGGGCTTGAGGCTAGGGCTGTGgttgggagagaagaagaaggggaagaagagaaggggaggaagaagaggttgcggctgggaaagaagaagaggaaggaaaaagagaaggagaggaaggaaggaagaagtgGAAGGGGCCTGCAGCTAGGTCTATGGTtgggagagaaagaaagagaagaagaagaggctgcgattgGGAGTAGAAGaaggggaaggaagaagaggaagagggctaTGATTGCAGCTGTGGgacagagaaggagaagaagaagaggagggggagaGGGGAGAGGGGAGACTGCACCCCTCTACATTCTGCGCAAGCTACAATCGTGGAGGAAGAAAAAGGATAGgagaagaaaagcaaaaaaatagGGAGAAGAGTAGAAGGAGGAAGAGTATAAGAAGGATTTGAGCTTAAACTTTATTTGGATTATAATCTTTGAAAGACATGTGTTCTAATCCATTTGTAATGCAATTCTAATATCCACTTTTTCCTTGATTATGAGAAATTTGAATAATTCTAGTTTTACAGATATCTCTCTTGTTTGGATGTAAAGATTTGAATCCAAAATTTTGTTGAGGTTCTAATATTTTTACCTTATTTTAGTTATAACTCTCCACATCAATTTtcaatttagacaaaacctatttgaTCTTAATTTAGActtataaatctttttttttataacttacaTAATGGTTTTAGAGAaaattttcttaatcaaacatcTAATTGAATCGACCCTATAAATTTAGTAAGATAGAGATTGAAATTTCTAGcctttgttactaaattgcttgtaactctctgttggaaATTCTAATTTATGTAAAACATGTTTTGTTAAAAATAGACTCATTTCAATTGATCCTACCGATTTGATAAATTCTGACTGCTCTAtactaaattatttgtaactccctattaGAAACTTAAACCTTTATAAATCtatatttatttgaaagtagactgatATAGATTTCTAATGATATCTTTGTTGAGTAATTTGaagtataattaattatcaaaataattcATGTCTCTCAAATTCTACAAGAATTGAGTTTTTGTCGATTTCGTCTATTCTTGTTTCGTTCCCTTTAGAAATTGATTtctactaattttttttaattgagctttatattattactttgAATTTTTATATGCTCTCatccttaaattatttatatgtcTGAATATATTAATTAAAGTTTCTATTTGCATTGCATtgtttcatataggcacatgtatatttcgTTATTTCGCATGTGTTTTCGATTTATaccaattttattattcacaatgtccttttatactctggtgtttatgggataatgTGAAACTTTACTaaaaatgataaagggagttatacTTAGAGCGCACGATACTCTACCGATCCCCTATGATTTCACTCAAACatgagtggatggagctcccaaacatgggagacttatgtttgatgTTCATCTAAAAATATATGGTTCATATTATATGTAATCTCATTTCACCCTTTACGTTTtttatatgatatccaaagcattacttatatatttctatatgcgctttggataagaatgaaatgcacGCAATATCAGGTATGACATATAAGCTTATGTTTATTATTTGTTcacttgatatgctctgaaatatttcgtatgtcattgatatgctcataaatattcttatgcctttgatatgtgcctaaatgcttcttatgctaatGATATTCTTTGATTACCTTTCCTCTATTGTTACGCTAATGATATATGCCTAAAAGTTCGGGCGGAAGGTTACCTTTGAATGGACTTTATGTTGATGGGCCTGCAACTAATGATATATGCCAACATTGTGGTTGGGCTTACCTCCATCAACCCTGAAGAGCAGATTCATCCTCTAAGAAGGTTAGCTCTCTCTGCTAGATAGAACTTTGCTTCAGATCTGATCAGTTTGTATGCAATATACTGTTGATGCAAAGGAATGGAGAGCATTGGTCTTAGAGCACTGTTGGTTCCTTTAAATCCATGAATTCAGTGCACCTGTTCCACTTGAACGCAGATGTGTTCATCAGTAAGATTCAAGGGGTTCACAGGTGTAGCTCCCAGGAGAGGCAAAGGCTGTCAGGTCATGAAGAAGAGAAGCCCTTTCTGGAGCAGCAACATCAGCATGGTCCCCATTCGACGAACAAAGAGAGAAGACAATGATGCTGTCGTTGCTTGGGCTAACAATAGCTCATCATATCTCTGTTCACGAGTCAAGGGCTGGCCTGCATGCCACACAGCTTGCATCATTTCTGCatgctttcctcctcctcctcctcctcctcagatcTCCTCCTTAGTTTTGATGCATGCTTGgccaacttgcccatctttgtgaAGTGCACACCAACCTGCTCTCCTGGCGTTAGCTTTGACATCTGTTCATGGTGTTTTGCCACGAGATCTTGGTGAAGCATCATGCAGTGTGTGGtgcaagcaaatgcaactttctaTCCCCTTCAACAGTTCCAAGTGTTGTCCTAAAGCATCTTCTTGGCAACTTTCTATGTGCTTGTTGGATCAACAATGAACACTGCAGGAATCCAGTTACAGCTTCGGTGTGTGTGGCATCCTTTCTTACATGCTTTGGACACATCACCGTACATAGGATTCCAATCCGGTGTGTGGCCTTCTTTCTGGAAAACAAGAAGGATCAGATgcgagaacaaaaaacaaaaacaaaggcaGGACAAAAGTGTGCGAGAGAGATGAGAGTTGGCTGCTAAAAGCTAATCACATCTGGCCAGCGACTGCAAAAGTTAGCACAGTGATCACCAAAGATTGACAGCAGCCTTATCCTGTGTGCACTGAtctacctgaagtccttcaccttCTGTTAAATGTCTCTCTACTTCCTGAAACCAAAGACTATCTAAATCCAAGCCTGAAGTACTTTCGATAACAGTTCTCCCTACCTTTCTCGACACAAATCCTTCTCGCTCAGCAGAAATCGCAAGAGATAAAGCTAAAGTCGTCTTCCTCGATGAACATTTCTCCAAGAGTGAATAATATGCATGCTTTGGTTGGGACTGTGACATGACTTCTTTTTCTTGGTTCTCATACATGGAAGCAAATGGGCTGATGGAGGAAGCGTGGGTTGCGATCTGTACGACGACTTTGCCGCTTTAGCTTTTTATCGCCAGGAGAGACGCGTGCCTTCACGAACTGCTTCACGTCTCTTTGTCGTTCTTTCCACAGATATATAATATGTAACCCTAATTGTAAAGAATCTCAATAATCTTCATATGTCGTTATTGAGAttctttacatatatatatatatatatatatatgtaaagaaTCTCAAtaatcttcatatatatatatatatatatatatatgtatatatatatatgtatctcaataatcttcatatatatatatatatatatatatatatatatatatatatatatatatatatatatatatatatatatatatatatatatatttgaaggaCTTATAAGCATATTAAGACTCCTAAAACCAAATATTCTCAAATGTAGAAGAGATTGTCATCTACCATATAAGACTTTTCCATCTTTAAATATAGAATTCAACACATGACAGGCAATAGCTTTATATAATGAACACTTCAATATAATTTTGGTTGGCGTGATTTCTTTTTAAGTGGATTGCTGAAAAGCCCTCAAAAGTAGCTTTCCATTTGGTCATTGTAttgttttattttcttgaaaTGCTTTTGATGgtacaaaaaaatataaacaaatttattggacctttttagTATTCGATTATTAGAGAAAAACTAAAATTTCAGAAAGTATCTCTCGGTTTATAAAgaacaaataatttaattttcatttcctCGGGAGGAGTCGACTAATAACTCATATTTAGAAGAGAATGACGAGTCTCATGATTCGCACGTTGATCATCGAGATCGCTAAACATCAAGGAAGGAAGAAAGCGAATCTATGTGAAGcttaaagaaataaaaagtggATGTAAGATGTCATCATCTGAATCACCGTGACCTGAGCTGCAACTCTCAGAGGGCAGtggctcagagagagagagagagagagagagagagagagatgcatgcaagatatggtgtcccttttaagattttGTGATTCCTCAACAGTGCCAGAAGTGACCACTGAACTCCCACCACTCAGATGTATCTTCCTTTCTGTGTTGGAAAAGTCTTCTCTCTAGCAACACGATCtctcccccccctctctctctccatcGTCTCACCGCAAGAACGCAGAAAGCAGACAGCATTTCAGTATCTGTCATTAATGTAATCGGCAAGTATTTTGAATTTTTCATCTAAATAAATTATCCGAAGGATAAATTACTTGGAGTTTTTAGAATATCTCGAGTTTTTTTAGATCAAGTATTGGCaatgatatgatttatatttgaATCCCAACACTTTCGTGAGCAGCATAAATACTTCTGCATTTGTTTATCCCTCAAAACCCAGTAATTATGCCTCTGTGTACGAACCCTGCCACCTCTTTAAACCATCATCCACCATCAGGTCACACAACTCATGAGCCAAAAGTACAGCAAAGGACGATATCGCAATCCAAGCACTCATCTAAAGTTGCCGCTGCTTGAACCACCTCTGGCAGCACAGAACAGCACGGGATACAATCCATAGTGCAGATCCTGGCGTTGATGATCCTCCCCAGTTTAATCGAATACGACGTTGTGCGTTCTTGGAGGATCTCAGTGACTGAGCATATAAAACGCAGAACAATAGACATAAAGAGAAGGAAAAGAGTCAGTCATGGCTTGCATAGAAACTGTGGGCTGATGATGCCTTTGTTTTGTTAAGAGTTTATGTAGTAGAATTAAGAACAAAGATCCAATTATCCTGTTTAGCTTTCGAGACGCATGCTTCTCTAAAACTGTAGGTGCAACATCAAAATCATAAAGGTTGGCAATTGGCATCATCGTCTAAAGCATGATTCAAGTGTGAAAGAAAGAAGATGGATACGCAGGAGACCCGAGAAGGAGAATATAGATATGGCTGTGGGCTTGATGTGAGGGGGGCTTCGAGGTCAATGTCCCGAATCCCATGGCAGGATAGATTCTCCCGACAACAAAATCTATGGAAAAGTATTCCGTTCCTTCTTGCGGGGCCCCACGGCTCACGACACGCGCGTGGGTCCCGCCATTCCCGCACTTCCTTCTCGTTTCCCTTATAAGAGCTTCACCTCCTGCGCCCTCCGGGCTGCTCCCCCTGCTCTCTCCCAGCTGTGGCTTCTTCTGCGGGGAACTCatggaggaggtggagaagagagaggaggggagTAACGACGGGATGTTGGAAGGTGGGGTGGAGGTGAGGGTGCTGGTGGTGGATGACTCCCCGGTGGACAGGAGGATGGTGGAGGTCTTGCTCAAGAAGAGTGGAGCCATGTTTCAAGGTGAGCCTATAAGACACACACAAATTGAAGTGCATCAGtttcttttcattctttttccCAGTAATCATTCTGCTTTGCTGTGATCTTTAGCTTTTAAGCCTCCTGAGGAGTTCTTAGTTTGGTCAATTGTTGCTGACCTGCAGAAACAAAATGCTCTGTTACAACTTCCATTACCACAATGCCTATGTTTCATCTCCCCAGTGACTATGCTCTCTGTTCTTAGTATTAGTGACTCTTCGGTGGTGTTCTCTTCTGAACACACATCTTTCTCTTTTCTAATATCTCCAGTCTTCAAGTTTTTGTTAACATTAGTACTCGAAGTTTTCTACTGGAATGGCTTCTAATGCTTAATTCCTCGAACAATTCATTTTCCTTCAGTTACATCTGTTGACAGTGCAAAGAGGGCAATGGAAGTTCTTGGATTAAGTGAAGACAAGACCAAGTCTCCTGTTGTCGATGTAAGGCAGTCTTTTCGAACTCCTTTTTTGTTGTCACATTTGCTTCTTGTTTTTTTGTCACCATAATGCTAAATGTTTTTGTTTGTGAAG
The window above is part of the Musa acuminata AAA Group cultivar baxijiao chromosome BXJ2-6, Cavendish_Baxijiao_AAA, whole genome shotgun sequence genome. Proteins encoded here:
- the LOC103989369 gene encoding histone H3-like centromeric protein CENH3 isoform X5, encoding MGRTKQLPSRSRKRTKQHQQSMAGGSSPATSSRSARILGIYASRGRGRANQTRLKVREITNFYSKYVSRWTPEALIAIQEATETYIQGLFEDAYLCTIHAKRVTLQQKDLQLARRICGRRHW
- the LOC103989369 gene encoding histone H3-like centromeric protein CENH3 isoform X2 translates to MGRTKQLPSRSRKRTKQHQQSMAGGSSPATSSRSARGKRTSESDAPQGTPSQSRRRYRHRPGVLALREIRRLQKSWKLLIPMAPFVRLVREITNFYSKYVSRWTPEALIAIQEATETYIQGLFEDAYLCTIHAKRVTLLILDYHNREEHLQNS
- the LOC103989369 gene encoding histone H3-like centromeric protein CENH3 isoform X3, with the protein product MGRTKQLPSRSRKRTKQHQQSMAGGSSPATSSRSARGKRTSESDAPQGTPSQSRRRYRHRPGVLALREIRRLQKSWKLLIPMAPFVRLVREITNFYSKYVSRWTPEALIAIQEATETYIQGLFEDAYLCTIHAKRVTLRSA
- the LOC103989369 gene encoding histone H3-like centromeric protein CENH3 isoform X4, coding for MGRTKQLPSRSRKRTKQHQQSMAGGSSPATSSRSARGKRTSESDAPQGTPSQSRRRYRHRPGVLALREIRRLQKSWKLLIPMAPFVRLVREITNFYSKYVSRWTPEALIAIQEICPIASGNRNLYTRVV
- the LOC103989369 gene encoding histone H3-like centromeric protein CENH3 isoform X7, which translates into the protein MGRTKQLPSRSRKRTKQHQQSMAGGSSPATSSRSARGKRTSESDAPQGTPSQSRRRYRHRPGVLALREIRRLQKSWKLLIPMAPFVRLVREITNFYSKYVSRWTPEALIAIQE
- the LOC103989369 gene encoding histone H3.3 isoform X1; its protein translation is MGRTKQLPSRSRKRTKQHQQSMAGGSSPATSSRSARGKRTSESDAPQGTPSQSRRRYRHRPGVLALREIRRLQKSWKLLIPMAPFVRLVREITNFYSKYVSRWTPEALIAIQEATETYIQGLFEDAYLCTIHAKRVTLQQKDLQLARRICGRRHW
- the LOC103989369 gene encoding histone H3-like centromeric protein CENH3 isoform X6; translation: MGRTKQLPSRSRKRTKQHQQSMAGGSSPATSSRSARGKRTSESDAPQGTPSQSRRRYRHRPGVLALREIRRLQKSWKLLIPMAPFVRLVREITNFYSKYVSRWTPEALIAIQESKRIYS